A window of Rhodospirillaceae bacterium contains these coding sequences:
- a CDS encoding Asp-tRNA(Asn)/Glu-tRNA(Gln) amidotransferase GatCAB subunit B, whose translation MSLAEETKPVEGANPVEGANLIEGATGLWEIVIGCEVHAQAVSHSKLFSGASTTFGAEPNTQVSLVDAAMPGMLPVINEVCIRQAVRTGLGLKAEVNYFSVFDRKNYFYPDLPQGYQITQWTHPIIGKGELLIDLADGRSRSIGITRLHLEQDAGKSLHDQHPKQTYIDLNRSGIALMEIVSEPDMRSAEEVGAYLRKLRSILRYLGTCDGNMEEGSMRCDVNISVRRPGEAYGTRCEIKNVNSIRFAMQAVDYEARRQVDLLESGGKVAQQTRLFDSTKGETRPMRSKEEAHDYRYFPDPDLLPLQLEEAYVEELRKALPELPDEKKQRFISEYGLSPYDAGILVFEKENAAYYELAAKDRNKKLTANWVISELFGALNKLGVNIANSPVSPEALGGLVGLIEDETISGRIAKDVFADMLETGKPAAAIVEAKGLRQVTEPGAIREVITEIIAANADKVAQYKAGKEKLFGYFVGQVMKATAGKANPKLVNQLLKEELGK comes from the coding sequence ATGAGCCTTGCCGAAGAGACAAAGCCGGTTGAAGGCGCGAACCCTGTCGAGGGCGCTAATTTGATCGAAGGGGCAACGGGCCTATGGGAAATTGTGATTGGGTGTGAGGTGCACGCCCAGGCCGTCTCGCATTCAAAACTCTTTTCCGGGGCATCGACGACTTTTGGTGCCGAGCCAAACACGCAAGTGTCTCTTGTCGATGCAGCGATGCCGGGCATGCTGCCCGTCATCAACGAGGTTTGCATCCGCCAGGCGGTTCGTACGGGGCTTGGCCTGAAGGCAGAGGTCAATTACTTCTCGGTTTTTGATCGCAAAAATTATTTTTATCCGGACCTTCCCCAAGGCTATCAGATCACCCAATGGACGCATCCGATCATCGGCAAGGGCGAATTGTTGATCGATCTTGCCGATGGCCGTTCGCGGTCTATCGGCATCACCCGCCTGCATCTTGAACAGGATGCAGGGAAAAGCCTGCACGACCAGCACCCGAAACAGACCTATATCGACCTCAACCGTTCCGGCATTGCCTTGATGGAAATTGTTTCCGAACCGGACATGCGCAGCGCGGAAGAAGTCGGCGCCTATCTTCGCAAGCTGCGTTCGATTCTGCGTTATCTCGGCACCTGCGACGGCAACATGGAAGAAGGGTCGATGCGTTGCGATGTAAACATTTCCGTGCGCCGCCCCGGCGAGGCCTATGGCACGCGCTGCGAAATTAAAAACGTAAACTCCATCCGCTTTGCCATGCAGGCCGTTGACTATGAAGCCCGCCGGCAGGTCGATCTGCTGGAATCCGGCGGCAAGGTTGCTCAGCAGACGCGGCTGTTCGATTCGACAAAAGGCGAAACGCGGCCAATGCGCTCGAAGGAAGAAGCGCATGACTATCGTTATTTCCCGGATCCGGATTTGCTGCCGCTGCAACTCGAAGAAGCCTATGTTGAGGAACTCCGCAAGGCGCTTCCCGAACTTCCCGATGAAAAGAAGCAGCGGTTTATTTCCGAATACGGGCTTTCGCCCTATGACGCAGGCATTCTGGTTTTTGAAAAGGAAAATGCTGCCTATTACGAACTGGCGGCAAAGGACCGAAACAAGAAGCTGACGGCAAACTGGGTCATCAGCGAGCTGTTCGGCGCGTTGAACAAGCTTGGCGTGAACATTGCGAATTCACCTGTTTCCCCAGAAGCGCTTGGCGGCCTGGTCGGCCTCATCGAAGACGAGACGATTTCCGGGCGTATTGCCAAGGACGTTTTTGCCGACATGCTGGAAACCGGCAAGCCGGCCGCCGCCATCGTCGAGGCGAAGGGGCTGCGCCAAGTGACGGAACCGGGCGCCATCCGCGAGGTCATCACCGAAATCATCGCCGCGAACGCGGACAAGGTTGCCCAATACAAGGCCGGCAAGGAGAAACTGTTCGGCTATTTCGTCGGTCAGGTGATGAAGGCGACGGCAGGCAAGGCGAACCCGAAGCTGGTCAATCAGCTTTTAAAGGAAGAGCTCGGCAAATAG